In Paractinoplanes brasiliensis, the following proteins share a genomic window:
- a CDS encoding sugar ABC transporter ATP-binding protein, whose amino-acid sequence MTVPDSREDLRTDDQVPATPDSTDGDDPKDVVLRLTDVVKTFPGVRALDGVQLEVRAGEVHCLLGQNGAGKSTLIKTLAGVHHADGGEITWFGRPFAPATPQAAMRAGIATIYQELDLVDDLSVAENAFLGHEDTRFGFTRRRSTAQKTREILSRLGHPEIPPRTAVRDLPAAGKQIVSMARALSHDARLIVMDEPSAVLAHDEVENLFRIIQGLTAHGIAVIYISHRLEEIREIGDRVTVLKDGRTTAANLPARTTPTRDLVSRMTGRSIEYVFPPRRPAEAREPLLVVEGLSRKGEFADASLTVAPGEIVGIAGLVGSGRSELLETIFGARRADSGTVTLDGQRITGVGRAVRKGMGMAPEERKSQALLLDEPIFKNMTLASFTGFAKGGFTDVAGERKAAAKTADLLELRPRDVERPVRTLSGGNQQKVVVGRWLLDDTKLLLLDEPTRGVDVGARAELYQVIQDLAKRGVGVLLVSSEVPEVLGLADRVLVMREGRIVREAPAPEIDEATVLDLVMSGSLTTESILEGEPA is encoded by the coding sequence ATGACCGTTCCCGATTCGCGTGAAGACCTCCGAACCGACGACCAGGTGCCGGCGACGCCGGACAGCACCGACGGCGACGACCCGAAAGACGTGGTCCTGCGCCTGACCGACGTGGTCAAGACCTTCCCCGGCGTGCGCGCCCTGGACGGCGTGCAGCTCGAGGTTCGCGCCGGCGAGGTGCACTGCCTGCTCGGGCAGAACGGCGCCGGCAAATCCACCCTGATCAAGACGCTGGCCGGCGTGCACCACGCCGACGGCGGCGAGATCACCTGGTTCGGTCGGCCGTTCGCCCCGGCCACGCCGCAGGCCGCCATGCGCGCCGGCATCGCGACCATCTATCAGGAGCTCGACCTCGTCGACGACCTGTCGGTGGCCGAGAACGCCTTCCTCGGTCACGAGGACACCCGGTTCGGCTTCACCCGCCGGCGCTCCACGGCCCAGAAGACCCGCGAGATCCTGTCCCGCCTCGGCCACCCCGAGATCCCACCCCGTACGGCGGTGCGCGACCTGCCCGCGGCCGGCAAACAGATCGTCAGCATGGCCCGTGCGCTCTCGCACGACGCCCGGCTGATCGTCATGGACGAGCCCAGCGCTGTGCTCGCTCATGATGAGGTGGAGAACCTGTTCCGCATCATCCAGGGGCTCACCGCCCACGGCATCGCGGTCATCTACATCTCCCACCGGCTCGAGGAGATCCGCGAGATCGGCGACCGGGTCACCGTGCTCAAGGACGGCCGCACCACCGCGGCCAACCTGCCCGCGCGCACCACGCCGACACGCGACCTGGTGAGCCGCATGACGGGGCGTTCCATCGAGTACGTCTTCCCGCCGCGCCGCCCCGCCGAGGCGCGCGAGCCGCTGCTGGTCGTCGAGGGGCTGAGTCGCAAGGGTGAGTTCGCCGACGCCAGCCTCACGGTCGCGCCGGGCGAGATCGTCGGGATCGCCGGCCTGGTCGGCTCCGGCCGTTCCGAGCTGCTCGAGACGATCTTCGGGGCGCGCCGCGCGGACTCCGGCACTGTCACACTGGACGGTCAGCGGATCACCGGTGTCGGCCGGGCCGTGCGCAAGGGCATGGGCATGGCCCCCGAGGAACGCAAGAGCCAGGCGTTGCTGCTCGACGAGCCGATCTTCAAGAACATGACGCTCGCCTCGTTCACCGGGTTCGCCAAGGGCGGGTTCACCGATGTGGCCGGCGAGCGCAAGGCCGCGGCCAAGACGGCCGACCTGCTCGAGTTGCGGCCGCGCGACGTCGAGCGCCCGGTGCGCACACTCTCGGGCGGCAACCAGCAGAAGGTCGTGGTCGGGCGCTGGCTGCTCGACGACACCAAGCTGCTGCTGCTCGACGAGCCCACCCGCGGCGTCGACGTCGGCGCCCGGGCCGAGCTCTACCAGGTCATTCAGGACCTGGCCAAACGCGGAGTCGGGGTGCTGCTCGTGTCGAGCGAGGTGCCCGAGGTGCTCGGCCTGGCCGATCGTGTGCTGGTCATGCGCGAGGGCCGGATCGTCCGCGAAGCGCCGGCGCCCGAGATCGACGAGGCCACTGTTCTCGACCTCGTCATGTCGGGGTCGCTCACGACTGAGTCCATTCTGGAAGGGGAGCCAGCATGA
- a CDS encoding ROK family transcriptional regulator has translation MHVADAPHLRVLRLLRDEGPVSRAELGDRLELTRPRLLAEVERLVAAGLIAEAGMAASRGGRRSTLVELDPRLRFAAVDLGASSIDIEVTNGRLEPVATYREAADIRSGPRTILHRVNELLHKARTDGAYDRLDAVGIGVPGPVSFRDGVPVSPPIMPGWDRYPVRELLAREHGCPAVVDNDVNIMAIGERHGGVAHSVDDFLFVKIGTGIGCGIHLGGTVYRGVDGCAGDIGHIQVDANGPVCSCGNTGCLEALFSGSALARDAVAAARSGESPALAERLAAALSVAENQGDDEQSEPPVTVTARDVAEGAAEGDVTCIRLIREGGRRVGGVLATLVSFANPSMIVIGGGLAQLGHVLLAEIRSVVYRRSLPLATGNLPVVLSELGSRAGVTGAAVLASDTAFEQAS, from the coding sequence GTGCACGTGGCCGATGCTCCCCACCTGCGGGTCCTGCGCCTGCTGCGCGACGAGGGACCCGTGTCGCGCGCCGAACTGGGGGATCGACTCGAGCTGACCCGCCCGCGTCTGCTGGCCGAGGTCGAGCGGCTCGTCGCGGCGGGCCTGATTGCCGAGGCGGGCATGGCGGCCTCGCGCGGCGGGCGCCGGTCGACGCTGGTCGAGCTCGACCCCCGGCTCCGGTTCGCCGCTGTCGACCTGGGCGCCAGCTCGATCGACATCGAAGTCACCAACGGGCGGCTGGAGCCGGTCGCGACCTATCGTGAGGCCGCCGACATCCGCTCGGGGCCGAGGACCATACTGCATCGGGTCAACGAGCTGCTGCACAAGGCTCGCACTGACGGGGCCTACGACCGGCTCGACGCGGTCGGCATCGGCGTCCCGGGCCCGGTCAGCTTCCGTGACGGCGTACCGGTCTCGCCCCCGATCATGCCGGGCTGGGACAGATATCCCGTACGGGAACTGCTGGCTCGGGAACACGGGTGCCCGGCCGTGGTGGACAACGACGTGAACATCATGGCGATCGGCGAGCGGCACGGCGGGGTCGCGCACTCGGTCGACGACTTCCTCTTCGTCAAGATCGGCACGGGCATCGGCTGCGGCATCCACCTGGGCGGCACGGTCTATCGCGGGGTCGACGGCTGCGCGGGCGACATCGGGCACATCCAGGTCGACGCGAACGGCCCGGTCTGCTCGTGCGGCAACACCGGTTGTCTCGAGGCCCTGTTCAGCGGTTCGGCCCTGGCCCGCGACGCGGTCGCGGCCGCCCGTTCCGGCGAGTCCCCGGCGTTGGCCGAGCGGCTCGCCGCCGCCCTGAGCGTGGCCGAGAACCAGGGCGACGACGAGCAGTCCGAGCCCCCGGTCACGGTCACCGCCCGCGACGTCGCCGAGGGCGCCGCCGAGGGTGATGTCACCTGTATCCGCCTCATCCGCGAGGGCGGCCGCCGCGTCGGCGGTGTGCTGGCCACGCTGGTGTCCTTCGCCAACCCTTCGATGATCGTCATCGGCGGCGGCCTGGCCCAGCTCGGGCACGTGCTGCTGGCCGAGATCCGCAGTGTGGTGTACCGCCGGTCGCTGCCCCTGGCCACCGGCAACCTTCCCGTTGTCCTTTCGGAGCTGGGCAGCCGGGCCGGCGTCACCGGCGCCGCGGTGCTGGCCAGCGACACGGCATTCGAGCAGGCATCATGA
- a CDS encoding YihY/virulence factor BrkB family protein — protein MKLGHKHDDDKANSSPEAERARSEGERDYDLAAAASTRTGEDKRNDLSAPSPDAGPDSPAQLKGKGVFAALKRTFKQFSEDNVSDWAAALTYYGVLSIFPGALVLVSILGMLSDDGQQTVQDTVNEIANNQQIEELVNTVLSQVQDTGAAGFAAIVGLLLAFWSASGYVAAFMRASNAVYDVPEGRPIWKTLPIRVGVTAVIGIMLILSAVIVVFTGDLAQVVGEKIGLGEAAVTVWNIAKWPVLILLVSLMFAILYWASPNAKTGGFRWVSPGGIFAVVLWLVASGAFAIYLANFANYSKTYGTLGGVIAFLVWLWISNIAILLGAELDAELERGRAIAAGHDPSDEPFLELRDDRKLKKGSEQGLSTN, from the coding sequence ATGAAGCTGGGTCACAAGCACGACGACGACAAGGCGAATTCCTCGCCCGAGGCTGAGCGCGCCCGGTCGGAGGGGGAGCGCGACTACGACCTGGCCGCGGCCGCGAGCACGCGTACGGGGGAGGACAAGCGCAACGACCTCTCCGCGCCGTCGCCCGACGCCGGCCCGGACAGTCCGGCCCAGCTCAAGGGCAAGGGCGTCTTCGCCGCGCTCAAGCGGACCTTCAAGCAGTTCTCCGAGGACAACGTCTCCGACTGGGCGGCCGCGCTGACCTACTACGGCGTGCTCTCGATCTTCCCGGGCGCGCTGGTGCTGGTGTCGATCCTCGGCATGCTCAGCGACGACGGCCAGCAGACGGTGCAGGACACGGTCAACGAGATCGCCAACAACCAGCAGATCGAGGAGCTGGTCAACACGGTTCTCAGCCAGGTGCAGGACACCGGCGCGGCCGGGTTCGCCGCGATCGTCGGTCTGCTGCTGGCGTTCTGGTCGGCCTCCGGATACGTGGCCGCCTTCATGCGTGCCTCCAACGCCGTCTACGACGTGCCGGAGGGCCGCCCGATCTGGAAGACGCTGCCCATCCGGGTGGGTGTCACCGCGGTCATCGGCATCATGCTGATCCTCTCGGCGGTGATCGTCGTCTTCACCGGCGACCTCGCCCAGGTGGTCGGCGAAAAGATCGGTCTCGGCGAGGCCGCCGTGACGGTTTGGAACATCGCCAAGTGGCCGGTCCTGATCCTGCTGGTCAGCCTGATGTTCGCGATCCTCTACTGGGCCTCGCCGAACGCCAAGACCGGCGGTTTCCGGTGGGTCAGCCCGGGTGGCATCTTCGCCGTGGTGCTGTGGCTGGTCGCGTCCGGCGCGTTCGCGATCTACCTGGCCAACTTCGCCAACTACAGCAAGACGTACGGGACCCTGGGTGGTGTCATCGCCTTCCTGGTGTGGCTCTGGATCTCGAACATCGCGATCCTGCTGGGGGCCGAGCTCGACGCCGAGCTGGAACGGGGGCGCGCGATCGCCGCCGGCCACGACCCGTCGGACGAGCCGTTCCTGGAGCTGCGCGACGACCGCAAGCTCAAGAAGGGCAGCGAACAAGGCCTCAGCACGAACTGA
- a CDS encoding ABC transporter permease, whose amino-acid sequence MVTLVMPRLLSFEGGTGRRAASVTERNISTLRSAYWVVMVSGFLEPVLYLFSIGVGVGALIGDIPLPGGEVVGYAEFVAPAMLAASAMTGALAETTFNFFGKMKFVRLYEGILATPVRPIEIALGELAWAMVRGVIYSAAFVVIMTLMGLTTWSRAAAMLPATLLVGLAFGALGMAVATIIRSWQDFDLIAAGQFALFLFSGTFVPPTAYPAAVRWLIEATPLYRSVDLIRALSTGTTGWLQLVDVAYLLALMALGLTVAGRRMAKQLCK is encoded by the coding sequence ATGGTGACGTTGGTGATGCCGCGGCTGCTCTCGTTCGAGGGTGGCACGGGGCGACGGGCGGCCTCGGTGACCGAGCGCAACATCTCGACGCTGCGCTCGGCGTACTGGGTGGTCATGGTGTCCGGCTTCCTCGAGCCGGTGCTCTACCTGTTCTCGATCGGGGTCGGCGTGGGCGCGCTGATCGGCGACATCCCGCTGCCCGGCGGCGAGGTGGTGGGTTACGCCGAGTTCGTGGCCCCGGCCATGCTGGCGGCGTCGGCCATGACCGGCGCGCTGGCCGAGACCACGTTCAACTTCTTCGGCAAGATGAAGTTCGTCCGGCTCTACGAGGGCATCCTGGCCACGCCGGTGCGCCCGATCGAGATCGCTCTGGGCGAGCTGGCCTGGGCGATGGTGCGCGGGGTCATCTACTCGGCCGCGTTCGTCGTGATCATGACGCTGATGGGCCTGACCACGTGGTCGCGCGCGGCGGCCATGCTCCCGGCGACGCTGCTGGTGGGGCTGGCCTTCGGCGCGCTGGGCATGGCGGTGGCCACGATCATCCGCAGCTGGCAGGATTTCGACCTGATCGCGGCGGGGCAGTTCGCGTTGTTCCTGTTCTCCGGCACGTTCGTCCCGCCCACGGCCTACCCGGCGGCGGTGCGCTGGCTGATCGAGGCCACCCCGCTGTATCGCTCGGTCGACCTGATCCGGGCTCTGAGCACGGGCACGACAGGCTGGCTTCAGCTCGTCGACGTGGCCTACCTGCTCGCGTTGATGGCGCTGGGCCTGACCGTCGCGGGCCGCCGCATGGCCAAACAGCTCTGCAAATGA
- a CDS encoding ABC transporter permease → MTATLSVLEYHLVNYRRTWRSSALSTLVMPLLTLLGFGVGVGAYVRGGVEGVPYLDWIVPGLIASTAMQAAFGEATWPVLSYFEWLKVYFAQAAAPLRVADILGGHLAFVLFRVLLTATAFLAVAAAFGALHSWWAPMTLVVAVLIGFASAAPTMAYAASITSDSYLVLLLRFAVLPMSLFSGVFFPVESLAAPLRWVAYLFPLWHGVELSRDAMLGRAPGSLGVVHVAVLLAWCAAGWWLANARFRRRLVI, encoded by the coding sequence ATGACGGCCACGCTCTCCGTCCTGGAATATCACCTGGTCAACTATCGGCGCACGTGGCGTTCGAGTGCCCTGTCGACGCTGGTCATGCCGCTTCTGACGCTGCTGGGGTTCGGCGTGGGGGTGGGGGCCTATGTGCGCGGCGGCGTCGAGGGCGTGCCCTACCTCGACTGGATCGTGCCCGGCCTGATCGCGTCTACGGCCATGCAGGCCGCGTTCGGCGAGGCCACGTGGCCGGTGCTGAGCTACTTCGAGTGGCTCAAGGTCTATTTCGCGCAGGCCGCTGCGCCGCTGCGGGTGGCCGACATCCTCGGCGGGCATCTGGCCTTCGTCCTGTTCCGGGTGCTGCTCACCGCGACCGCGTTCCTGGCGGTGGCCGCGGCCTTCGGCGCGCTGCATTCCTGGTGGGCGCCGATGACGCTGGTCGTAGCGGTGCTGATCGGATTTGCCTCGGCCGCGCCGACGATGGCCTATGCCGCGAGCATCACCAGCGACAGCTATCTGGTCCTGCTGCTGCGGTTCGCGGTGCTGCCGATGTCGCTGTTCTCCGGGGTGTTCTTCCCGGTCGAGTCGTTGGCGGCGCCGTTGCGCTGGGTGGCTTACCTGTTCCCGCTCTGGCACGGCGTCGAGCTGAGCCGCGACGCGATGCTCGGCCGTGCCCCGGGCTCGCTCGGCGTGGTGCACGTTGCCGTCCTGCTGGCTTGGTGCGCGGCCGGCTGGTGGCTCGCGAACGCCCGTTTCCGCCGCCGGCTGGTGATTTGA
- a CDS encoding ABC transporter ATP-binding protein → MDSLIHARGLVKRFGDFTAVDGIDVDVRRGEAFGFLGPNGAGKSSTMRMIGCVSPPSGGVLEILGMDPLRDGPAIRAKLGVCPQLDNLDIELTVRENLTTYARFFGIPRREARRRADELLAFVQLAERADSKVEPLSGGMKRRLTIARAMVNQPEMVLLDEPTTGLDPQARHLVWERLFRLKQQGVTLVLTTHYMDEAEQLCDRLVVMDGGRIVAEGSPRALIERYSTREVVELRFHTDDQASYADKLAGLGDRLEVLPDRILLYVPDGDTAVDEVNRRSLSPASVLVRRSSLEDVFLHLTGRTLVD, encoded by the coding sequence GTGGACTCCCTGATACACGCGCGCGGCCTGGTCAAGCGATTCGGCGACTTCACCGCGGTCGACGGCATCGACGTCGATGTCCGGCGGGGCGAGGCGTTCGGCTTCCTCGGCCCCAACGGCGCGGGCAAGAGCTCGACCATGCGCATGATCGGGTGCGTGTCCCCGCCCAGCGGCGGCGTGCTGGAGATCCTGGGGATGGATCCGCTGCGCGACGGTCCCGCGATCCGCGCCAAGCTGGGGGTCTGCCCGCAGCTCGACAACCTCGACATCGAGCTGACAGTCCGCGAGAACCTTACGACCTATGCCCGCTTCTTCGGCATCCCCCGCAGGGAAGCGCGCCGCCGGGCCGACGAGCTGCTGGCGTTCGTGCAGCTCGCCGAGCGCGCCGACAGCAAGGTCGAGCCGCTGTCGGGCGGCATGAAAAGGCGGCTCACGATCGCGCGTGCCATGGTCAACCAGCCCGAGATGGTGCTGCTCGACGAGCCCACCACCGGTCTCGACCCGCAGGCCCGCCACCTGGTGTGGGAAAGGTTGTTCCGGCTCAAGCAGCAGGGGGTGACGCTCGTGCTGACCACCCATTACATGGACGAGGCGGAACAGCTCTGCGACCGCCTGGTGGTGATGGACGGCGGCCGCATCGTGGCCGAGGGCTCACCGCGGGCGCTGATCGAGCGGTATTCGACCCGCGAGGTGGTCGAGCTCCGCTTCCACACCGACGATCAGGCCTCGTACGCGGACAAGCTGGCCGGCCTCGGCGACCGCCTCGAGGTCCTGCCCGACCGCATCCTGCTCTACGTTCCCGACGGCGACACCGCCGTCGACGAGGTCAACCGCCGCTCCCTGAGCCCGGCGAGCGTGCTGGTGCGGCGCTCCAGCCTCGAAGACGTCTTCCTCCACCTGACCGGCCGGACCTTGGTGGACTGA
- the dnaG gene encoding DNA primase — protein MYAVAGRVKDEDIALVRDRTSIADIISESVTLRPAGGGNLKGLCPFHDEKTPSFTVAPARGVYYCHGCGAGGDAIKFLMDAEHLSFMESIERLAGRAGIQLRYDEAGAPSGPRPQAGQRQRLLAAHAAAADFYREQLGTQGARKARQFLAERGFGRDAAERYGCGFAPDSWDALAKHLRQKGFTADELNTAGLTKPARSGSMIDRFRRRLLWPIRDLSGDVIGFGARKLFDDDDGPKYLNTPETPLYKKSHVLYGIDHAKREIAKRGRAVIVEGYTDVMACHEAGEPTAVATCGTAFGLDHIGVLRRLLMDSDSFTGEIIYTFDGDAAGQKAALRAFEEDQRFVGRTFIAVSPDNMDPCELRLAKGDLAVRDMIAGREPLVDFALRQTLRKFDLDTVEGRVEAMRRAAPLVAKIKDREKRPEYARKLAGDLGMDLEPVQRAVASAMRGESDGRDSRPAQPAEAPQRLVERESLKLALQEPVLAGPMFDVVGAENYADPVYRSVRVAIEAAGGASSVPGGGVVWIEKVRDSCTDLAGQGMISQLAVEPLRADGVVEPRYVQITLARLQMGAVTTRIRDLKSKVQRLNPVANKDAYLALAGELFSLEQQARALRDQAAGGL, from the coding sequence ATGTATGCCGTGGCGGGCAGGGTCAAGGACGAAGACATCGCACTGGTCCGCGACCGCACGTCGATCGCCGACATCATCAGCGAGTCGGTGACGCTGCGGCCCGCGGGCGGCGGCAACCTCAAGGGCCTGTGCCCTTTCCACGACGAAAAGACCCCGTCCTTCACGGTCGCCCCGGCCCGCGGCGTCTACTACTGCCACGGCTGCGGCGCGGGCGGCGACGCGATCAAGTTCCTGATGGACGCGGAACACCTCTCGTTCATGGAATCGATCGAGCGGCTGGCCGGGCGGGCCGGCATCCAGCTGCGCTACGACGAGGCCGGGGCGCCGAGCGGGCCGCGACCGCAGGCCGGGCAGAGGCAGCGGCTGCTCGCCGCGCACGCCGCCGCCGCCGACTTCTATCGCGAGCAGCTGGGCACCCAGGGCGCCCGCAAGGCCCGGCAGTTCCTGGCCGAACGCGGGTTCGGGCGTGACGCCGCCGAGCGCTACGGCTGCGGGTTCGCCCCCGACTCGTGGGACGCGCTCGCCAAGCACCTGCGGCAGAAGGGCTTCACCGCGGACGAGCTGAACACAGCGGGGCTGACCAAGCCAGCCCGGTCGGGTTCGATGATCGACAGGTTCCGCCGGCGGCTGTTGTGGCCGATCCGCGACCTGTCGGGCGACGTGATCGGGTTCGGCGCGCGCAAGCTGTTCGACGACGACGACGGCCCGAAATACCTGAACACGCCCGAGACGCCGCTCTACAAGAAGTCGCACGTGCTCTACGGCATCGACCACGCCAAGCGAGAGATCGCCAAGCGCGGGCGGGCGGTCATCGTCGAGGGGTACACCGATGTGATGGCCTGTCACGAGGCGGGTGAGCCCACGGCGGTCGCGACCTGTGGCACGGCGTTCGGCCTCGACCACATCGGGGTGCTGCGCCGCCTGCTGATGGACAGCGACAGCTTCACCGGCGAGATCATCTACACGTTCGACGGCGACGCGGCGGGGCAAAAAGCGGCGTTGCGCGCCTTCGAGGAGGATCAGCGCTTCGTCGGGCGCACGTTCATCGCGGTCAGCCCCGACAACATGGACCCGTGCGAGCTGCGGCTGGCCAAGGGTGATCTGGCCGTGCGCGACATGATCGCCGGGCGGGAGCCGCTGGTCGACTTCGCGCTGCGCCAGACGTTGCGCAAGTTCGACCTCGACACCGTGGAGGGCCGGGTCGAGGCGATGCGCCGGGCCGCCCCGCTGGTCGCCAAGATCAAAGACCGGGAGAAAAGGCCCGAGTACGCCCGTAAGCTCGCCGGCGACCTGGGCATGGACCTCGAGCCGGTGCAGCGGGCGGTCGCGTCGGCCATGCGGGGCGAGTCCGACGGCCGGGACAGCCGGCCCGCGCAGCCCGCCGAGGCGCCGCAGCGGCTGGTCGAGCGGGAATCGCTCAAGCTCGCGCTGCAGGAGCCGGTGCTGGCCGGCCCGATGTTCGACGTCGTCGGCGCCGAGAACTACGCCGACCCGGTCTATCGGTCGGTGCGCGTGGCGATCGAGGCGGCCGGTGGCGCCTCCTCGGTGCCCGGCGGGGGCGTGGTGTGGATCGAGAAGGTGCGCGACAGCTGCACGGACCTGGCCGGGCAGGGCATGATCTCGCAGCTCGCGGTCGAGCCGCTGCGCGCCGACGGGGTCGTGGAGCCGCGCTACGTGCAGATCACGCTGGCCCGGCTGCAGATGGGCGCGGTGACGACCCGCATCCGCGACCTGAAGTCCAAGGTGCAGCGGCTCAACCCGGTGGCCAACAAGGACGCCTATCTCGCCCTGGCCGGCGAGCTCTTCTCGCTCGAACAGCAGGCTCGGGCCCTGCGCGACCAGGCGGCAGGTGGACTGTGA
- a CDS encoding deoxyguanosinetriphosphate triphosphohydrolase: MTAFDAQRRIGEPAKDSGYGRTPYQRDRARVLHSAGFRRLAAKTQVHTAGSDDFLRTRLTHSLEVAQISREMGERLGCDPDVVDVAGLAHDLGHPPFGHNGEAALHMVAEPCGGFEGNAQTLRVLTRLEAKVPGAGLNLTRASLDASCKYPWARQPGRRKFGVYADDLPVFEWIREGGHGERRCLEAQVMDWADDVAYSVHDVEDGVHGGYLSLRPLMEDADERAALCADVAEVYSDEPVGELADVLDQLLTDPVVTEVAGYDGSYRAQVGLKRMTSVLTGRFVASAVGATQGRFGTDPVRRYAADLIVPRTVRNQCALLKGMALRYVMRTRAAEQWYERQRVILVELVEALTRTPEALDPVFAPLFQAAESDAEALRTVIDQVASLTDTAAVSWHGTLVAARA, encoded by the coding sequence ATGACGGCGTTCGACGCCCAAAGACGGATCGGCGAACCGGCCAAGGACAGCGGCTACGGACGAACGCCCTACCAGCGCGACCGCGCCCGGGTGCTGCACTCGGCCGGGTTCCGGCGGCTCGCCGCCAAGACCCAGGTGCACACCGCGGGCTCCGACGACTTCCTGCGTACGCGTCTGACCCACTCGCTCGAGGTGGCCCAGATCTCGCGCGAGATGGGCGAACGGCTCGGCTGCGACCCGGACGTGGTCGACGTGGCCGGGCTCGCCCACGACCTGGGCCACCCGCCGTTCGGGCACAATGGTGAGGCGGCGCTGCACATGGTCGCCGAGCCGTGCGGCGGGTTCGAGGGCAACGCGCAGACCCTGCGGGTGCTGACCCGGCTCGAGGCCAAGGTGCCGGGGGCCGGGCTCAACCTGACCCGGGCGTCGCTCGACGCGAGCTGCAAATACCCTTGGGCACGGCAGCCGGGACGCCGCAAGTTCGGGGTGTACGCCGACGACCTTCCCGTCTTCGAATGGATCCGCGAGGGCGGCCACGGTGAGCGGCGCTGTCTGGAGGCCCAGGTCATGGACTGGGCCGACGACGTGGCGTACTCGGTGCACGACGTCGAGGACGGCGTGCACGGGGGTTATCTGAGCCTGCGCCCGCTCATGGAGGACGCCGACGAGCGTGCCGCCCTGTGCGCGGACGTCGCCGAGGTGTACTCCGACGAGCCGGTCGGCGAGCTCGCGGACGTCCTTGATCAATTGCTGACCGACCCGGTGGTGACCGAGGTCGCGGGCTACGACGGCAGCTACCGCGCCCAGGTCGGCCTCAAACGGATGACCAGCGTGCTGACCGGCCGTTTCGTGGCGTCGGCAGTGGGCGCCACCCAGGGTCGTTTCGGAACGGACCCCGTACGCCGGTACGCCGCGGATCTGATCGTGCCGCGAACTGTGCGTAACCAGTGCGCGCTGCTCAAGGGCATGGCTTTGCGGTACGTGATGCGGACGCGGGCGGCCGAGCAATGGTACGAGCGACAGCGGGTCATCCTGGTTGAGCTTGTGGAGGCCCTCACGCGTACGCCGGAAGCCCTTGACCCGGTCTTTGCGCCCCTGTTCCAGGCAGCGGAAAGTGACGCCGAGGCGCTGCGCACAGTGATCGACCAGGTGGCCTCGCTCACCGACACGGCGGCGGTGAGCTGGCACGGGACCCTGGTGGCAGCGCGCGCCTGA
- a CDS encoding VOC family protein has translation MPSQWEQIVVDAEDPARLARWWAAALDYVIVDEQPDEVEIRRSADQLPGLLFGRDPEVKKVKNRLHIDLRPDDQEAEVERLLDMGARHADIGQGDDVPWVVLADPEGNEFCVLAARSKENPAAA, from the coding sequence ATGCCGAGCCAATGGGAGCAGATCGTCGTCGACGCGGAGGACCCCGCGCGGCTCGCTCGCTGGTGGGCCGCGGCGCTCGACTACGTGATCGTGGACGAGCAGCCCGACGAGGTGGAGATCCGCCGCAGCGCCGACCAGTTGCCGGGCCTGCTCTTCGGCCGCGACCCCGAGGTCAAGAAGGTCAAGAACCGGTTGCACATCGACCTGCGCCCGGACGACCAGGAGGCCGAGGTGGAGCGCCTGCTCGACATGGGGGCCCGGCACGCCGACATCGGGCAGGGCGACGACGTGCCCTGGGTCGTGCTGGCCGACCCCGAGGGCAACGAGTTCTGCGTGTTGGCCGCAAGAAGCAAGGAGAACCCGGCCGCCGCATAG